In bacterium, the genomic stretch CCAGCCCAGGGTGGATTCGGCGGTGGTCGTCTTCCGCAGGCGGGAGGTCCCGCCGGTGGAGGTGGACGACGAGGAGGCGTTCTTCAAGCTGGTCCGGACCGCCTTCGCCCGGCGCCGCAAGCAGCTCGGCAACGCCGGGGTCGAGGGGCTGAACATGACCCGGACCGAATGGCTGGAGGTCCTGGAGCGGGCCGACGTCGGCCGGAAGCGCCGGGCCCAGGAACTTTCTCTGGAGGATTTCGCCCGACTTTATAAAAACGTACGCGAGGTGGACGGTGGCACAGGATAGGCGTTTCGAGCGGGATTACGGGAAGCTGGCGGAGGACCTGGCCGGCTGGATCGCGGGGTACGTCCGGGGGGCGGGATTCTCCAAGGTGGTCCTCGGCGTTTCGGGCGGGGTGGATTCCGCCGCCAGCGCCGCCCTGGCCGCCAAGGCCCTCGGCGCAAAGAATGTCCACGCGCTCCTTCTCCCCCACGCCGAGAGCGACCCGGACTCCGAGACCGACGGCCGGCTGATCTGTAAACAGCTGAAAATAACGTCCGAGCGGGTGGACATCACCCCCTTCTGCGTGCCGCTTCTGGAAAAAATCCCGCCCGACGCCCGC encodes the following:
- a CDS encoding rRNA adenine dimethyltransferase family protein yields the protein WLVGNIPYSASSKIVQRATGERRYAAAVLMFQREFAARLTARPGDSAYGSLSAYVAYHWETGTAFKVKAVSFSPQPRVDSAVVVFRRREVPPVEVDDEEAFFKLVRTAFARRRKQLGNAGVEGLNMTRTEWLEVLERADVGRKRRAQELSLEDFARLYKNVREVDGGTG